GCCACGAAGTGCGCCTCGGCGTTGCTGCCGTAGAAGTCGCTCTTGAGCTGCAGGCGCGCCTCGCGCAGCGTGTAGTCCTGTCCCCCGCTCCACACCGGCGGCAGCACGCCGGGGCTGCCCCACGATGCGGGCGGCGGGCCCACCTGCTGCAGGCGCACCCCGCCCGCAGCTTCCATGAACCCGTGCAGCTCGAACTGGGCGGCCGCCGGCACTGCAACCCCGATCAGAAGCGCCGCCACCGTCACCAGAATCCAATGTCTGTGCATGATGATGATGCCTTCCTGATTGATGTGTGCGCCTACTGGGCGATGTACTCGCGCGGCGGGCTCTTTAGATACCGCTCGCTGAAGATGTCCGCGGAGATCCCCTGGTTGTAATCGATGCTGTCGAAGACGATGAGCGTGTTGTTGTTCTTGCGCGGCGTGGTCATGCGGCGCTCCAGGGCGGTCGCAAACCCGTCGACGGTTTCGATTTTGAGCACTTCGAACACCTTCAGCAGCTCACCCTTGTTGTCAAAGTACTCCTCGCGCACCACCAGCCTGACATCTTTGTCGATCCAGGTGGTCTTCTTGGCAAAGTAGTCGCCGCTCTTCGGCGTGCTCTCGATCGCCCACGTCTGGTAGCCGCCCTTCTCCTCCTCGCGCAGGAACGTGTGCGAGTCGTCGCTCCAGTGGCGCCCGGACACGTCCTCGTAGGCGAAGTCGCTGCCCACGAAGCTGCTCTTCTTGTCGTTGGCGGAGAGCGGCTTCACCAGATCCAGCGAGGGCACGTAAATCCAACGCGCGTCGTCGCCGTCGGGGTTCTTCCACGCCATGAAGGTGGTGCGCCGCACGTCGTTGGGCTCGTAGAAGTACACGTAGTAGCGCTGCTCGCCGCCCTCGGCAAAGTCCTTGCGCAAAATGGTGAAGTCGCGTTCGCGCGTCTTGCCGTTCTTGTCGGTGATGGTCATCTTGACCCGCGCCGAACCGTCGTCGCCCGCGTAGTACATGTTGAGGTGCGCTTCCTTCATGAGCGCCTCGGCGTCGGGAGCCTGCGCGCGCAGCGGCGCGGGCCACCAGGCCGCCAGCGCGGCCACGAGCAATACCGGGAGAATGAGTTTCTTCATGATGACGATTACCTCCTCGCGGCCGCAGCCGCCTCGTTGAGTGAACCCGTGCCCGCGGGGTGATGCCGGTAGCCCGAGATCACGCGCGCGGGGAAATATGAGAGCACCGCCGGCATGATCAGGAAGGTGGCTCCACCGCTGATCAGCATGATGGCGAAGAAGAACGCGCCCACGGTCACATAGGGCACCAGTGTGGCGAAGAACATGGGCACGAAGCCCAGCGCGATCACCACGATGTTGCGCGCCAGCGCCTGCGCCGGCTCGTGGAAGAACGTGTTCATGGTGGCGTTGAAGTTGCCGTTGTGGTGCCGGTGGATGTCGCGCGTGCGCTGCAGGAAGTGGATGGCGAAGTCCACCGACAGCCCCAGCGAAAGGCTGCTGAGCACCGCGATGGGCATGTCGTAGTTGCGGCCGGTGAGCCCCACCCAGCCGTAGGTAATGACGATGGTGGCGGTCAGCGGAACCATGGCCAGGAGACCCATGCGCAGGCTGCGGAACAGGATGACCATCATGATGAGCACCACCACCCACGACCCCGCCAGCGCCTTGCCCATGCCGCTCACCATGAGCTGCTGCCATTTGACGTTGATGTAGCTCAGCCCGGCCCACTGCACCTCGAGTCCGGCGGGCGGCGGATTCTGCGCGATCCAGGCGTT
Above is a window of Candidatus Krumholzibacteriia bacterium DNA encoding:
- a CDS encoding outer membrane lipoprotein-sorting protein, with protein sequence MKKLILPVLLVAALAAWWPAPLRAQAPDAEALMKEAHLNMYYAGDDGSARVKMTITDKNGKTRERDFTILRKDFAEGGEQRYYVYFYEPNDVRRTTFMAWKNPDGDDARWIYVPSLDLVKPLSANDKKSSFVGSDFAYEDVSGRHWSDDSHTFLREEEKGGYQTWAIESTPKSGDYFAKKTTWIDKDVRLVVREEYFDNKGELLKVFEVLKIETVDGFATALERRMTTPRKNNNTLIVFDSIDYNQGISADIFSERYLKSPPREYIAQ